A window of Dorea formicigenerans contains these coding sequences:
- the cobT gene encoding nicotinate-nucleotide--dimethylbenzimidazole phosphoribosyltransferase yields the protein MTREEELGIIIDGIENLDNVAMETARKKWNSIAKPLHSLGKLEEHIIRIAGITGNAEVELKNRALIAMCADNGVVEEGVTQTGQEVTAIVAENFLEGATSAAIMCQSAEVDLFPIDIGMVRDTRVPNYKVAYGTKNMVKEPAMTREEALQAILTGVHLMKEKKEAGYQILATGEMGIGNTTTSSAVASVLLDESVETMTGRGAGLDSAGLRRKICAIKTAIAKNEPNADDPVDVLSKVGGFDLAGLVGIYLGGAYYHVPVIMDGFISAVAALAAVQMCNNVREYIIVSHVSKEPGMHILLKALGREASMTCDMCLGEGTGAVAFLPVLDMALAVYEKMSTFSDIHIDDYEELGDK from the coding sequence ATGACAAGGGAAGAGGAACTTGGAATTATTATAGATGGAATCGAAAATCTGGACAATGTGGCTATGGAAACTGCCCGGAAGAAATGGAATTCTATCGCAAAGCCATTACATAGCCTTGGAAAGCTGGAAGAGCATATTATCCGGATTGCCGGAATTACTGGAAATGCCGAGGTTGAACTTAAGAATCGTGCACTGATAGCTATGTGTGCAGATAATGGTGTCGTGGAAGAAGGTGTGACACAGACCGGACAGGAAGTAACTGCAATTGTAGCAGAGAATTTTCTGGAAGGAGCTACCAGCGCCGCGATTATGTGTCAGAGTGCAGAGGTAGATCTGTTTCCGATAGACATTGGTATGGTTCGTGATACAAGAGTACCGAATTATAAAGTTGCTTATGGAACAAAGAATATGGTGAAAGAGCCTGCAATGACAAGAGAAGAGGCGCTTCAGGCAATCCTGACAGGAGTGCATCTTATGAAAGAGAAAAAAGAAGCAGGATATCAGATACTTGCGACCGGAGAGATGGGAATCGGTAATACAACGACCAGCAGTGCAGTGGCGAGTGTCCTTTTAGATGAATCAGTGGAGACAATGACCGGGAGAGGAGCCGGACTTGACAGTGCTGGTCTTAGAAGAAAGATATGTGCTATCAAAACAGCCATTGCAAAAAATGAGCCAAATGCAGATGATCCGGTAGATGTACTTTCAAAGGTAGGAGGATTTGATCTTGCCGGACTTGTTGGAATTTATCTGGGCGGAGCGTATTACCACGTTCCAGTAATTATGGATGGTTTCATCTCAGCGGTAGCGGCACTTGCAGCAGTGCAAATGTGCAATAACGTCAGAGAATATATCATTGTGTCTCATGTGTCCAAAGAGCCGGGAATGCATATTCTTCTTAAGGCACTTGGGAGGGAAGCATCTATGACTTGTGATATGTGTCTTGGAGAAGGGACAGGAGCTGTTGCATTTCTTCCGGTACTGGATATGGCGTTGGCTGTATATGAGAAAATGAGTACATTTTCCGATATTCACATTGACGACTATGAAGAATTAGGAGATAAATAG